From Halichoerus grypus chromosome 6, mHalGry1.hap1.1, whole genome shotgun sequence, one genomic window encodes:
- the CCP110 gene encoding centriolar coiled-coil protein of 110 kDa isoform X3, which produces MEEYEKFCENSLARIQEASLSTESFLPVQSESISLIRFHGVAVLSPLLNIEKRKEMQQEKQKALDVETRKHVNRKKALLTRVQEILENVQVRKAPNASDFDPWETETVYCDSEVRNLNVPATFPNILPSPTEHSTLGKFEKITGILPLNHEDQFKSNGIDLAKDSEFNSLKHCDSSDIVTPVENEASAKTPSATPQESLLSDGHFPTSEEQDPTLLEEVTPDPYIMSLQNLMKKSKEYIEREQYRRSLRSSAKRRVHESHSDKENEAVKVTDYGKEKAQLTSRHCASVIPDKPSLNKSNVLLQGASTQASSMNASVLGSFSKVDIPVRTGHRTVLDPDSDFKVIPTFVPESNVIKSLTGSYAKLPSPEPSLSPKMHRRHSRPSSACHILINNPINACELSPKGKEQAVDLVVQDTDEKTNVPETVPKLPVDLAGVCPSKVYVSKNTSEAIQEAVLGKSNQVCQSSGNQLENKVIHGLAVVEGQLTSDGRGPPKMDGMCTAMPRSHEPYATTQCVVSQNFGTVSALKSANVLEKNACNLQMELNKSYDVKNPSPLLMQNQNTRQQMDTPTVSCGNEPFLDNSFEKVKRRLDLDIDSLQKENCPFVLATGIAEQERQHLPEKRYPKGSVYINKNNMLDSSSKEGEEILKSKMLAFEEMRKRLEEQHAQQLSLLIAEQEREQERLQKEIEEQEKMLKEKKVIAAEASESGINNAVDLEWRKISESGLLETMLSQVDSLHPSNSSSGFTNSALQHSFASANEAPFYLWGSSTSGLTRVSVTRPFGRAKPKWSQVFSPEVQTKFNKITAVAKGFLTRRLMQTDKLKQLRQTVKDTMEFIRSFQSEAPLKRGVVSAQDASLQERVLAQLRAALYGIHDIFFVMDAAERMSILHHDREVRKEKMLRQMDKMKSPRVALSAATQKSLDRKKYMKAAEMGMPNKKFLVKQNPSETRVLQPNQGQNAPIHRLLSRQGSICRKNPKKAAKCCDNLRRQHSLG; this is translated from the exons gTTAGAAAAGCACCTAATGCCAGTGATTTTGATCCATGGGAGACTGAAACAGTTTACTGTGATTCAGAAGTCAGAAACTTGAATGTCCCTGctacatttccaaatatcttgCCAAGCCCTACTGAACACTCTACTTTAGGAAAGTTTGAAAAGATAACTGGAATTTTGCCATTGAATCATGAGGACCAATTTAAATCTAATGGGATAGATTTAGCTAAGGACTCAGAATTTAATTCTCTGAAGCACTGTGATAGTTCAGATATTGTTACCCCTGTGGAAAATGAAGCTTCTGCAAAGACCCCCTCAGCAACCCCTCAGGAGAGTCTTCTCTCTGATGGTCACTTCCCAACCAGTGAAGAACAGGACCCGACACTTTTGGAGGAAGTTACTCCGGATCCCTACATAATGAGTCTTCAGAACCTGATGAAAAAGTCAAAGGAATATATAGAAAGAGAACAATATAGACGCAGCCTGAGAAGTAGTGCAAAGAGGCGTGTTCATGAGAGTCATTCAGATAAAGAAAACGAGGCTGTTAAAGTGACTGACTATGGAAAGGAGAAGGCGCAGTTGACTAGCAGACACTGTGCTTCAGTGATTCCTGACAAACCAAGCCTTAATAAATCAAATGTTCTTCTCCAAGGTGCTTCCACTCAAGCAAGCAGCATGAATGCGTCCGTTTTAGGTAGCTTTTCTAAAGTGGACATACCTGTACGAACTGGCCATCGCACTGTTTTAGACCCTGATTCTGATTTTAAAGTCATTCCCACTTTTGTTCCCGAAAGTAACGTTATCAAAAGTCTTACTGGTTCATATGCCAAATTACCTAGTCCAGAGCCAAGCCTGAGTCCTAAAATGCATCGAAGGCATTCTAGGCCATCATCAGCATGTCATATACTTATAAATAACCCAATAAATGCCTGTGAGTTAAGTCCTAAAGGAAAAGAGCAGGCGGTAGACTTAGTTGTCCAAGATACTGATGAAAAAACAAATGTACCTGAAACTGTGCCAAAGTTACCAGTTGATTTAGCAGGAGTTTGTCCAAGCAAGGTTTATGTCAGCAAAAATACATCTGAAGCCATACAGGAAGCGGTTTTAGGTAAATCAAATCAGGTATGCCAGTCTTCAGGAAATCAGTTAGAAAACAAGGTCATTCATGGACTTGCTGTCGTGGAAGGTCAGTTAACATCTGATGGGAGAGGACCACCCAAAATGGACGGTATGTGTACTGCAATGCCAAGATCGCATGAGCCGTATGCCACCACTCAGTGTGTAGTGAGTCAAAACTTCGGAACTGTGAGCGCACTCAAGTCAGCCAATGTGTTAGAGAAAAATGCCTGCAATTTACAAATGGAACTGAATAAGTCTTACGATGTAAAAAACCCATCTCCTTTACTGATGCAAAACCAGAATACCAGACAGCAGATGGACACCCCTACAGTGTCCTGTGGAAATGAACCATTTTTGGATAACAGTTTTGAGAAAGTTAAACGGAGACTTGATTTAGATATTGATAGTTTGCAGAAAGAAAACTGCCCTTTTGTCTTAGCAACTGGAATAGCTGAACAGGAAAGGCAGCATTTGCCAGAAAAAAGATACCCCAAGGGATCTGTCTACATCAACAAGAATAACATGTTAGACAGTAGTTCCaaag AAGGCGAGGAGATATTAAAAAGCAAGATGTTAGCTTTTGAAGAAATGCGGAAGAGGCTAGAAGAACAGCATGCCCAGCAGTTATCACTACTCATAGCTGAGCAGGAAAGGGAACAGGAAAGATTGCAGAAG GAAATAgaagaacaggagaaaatgttaaaagagaaGAAGGTGATTGCAGCTGAAGCATCTGAATCAGGCATTAACAACGCAGTGGACttagaatggagaaaaataagtgaGTCTGGTTTGCTGGAAACAATGCTGTCTCAGGTGGACTCGCTCCATCCTTCAAACTCTAGttctg GTTTCACAAACTCTGCCCTGCAGCATAGCTTTGCTTCTGCAAATGAAGCACCCTTCTACCTCTGGGGATCATCAACTAGTGGCTTGACCAGAGTCTCAGTAACAAGGCCTTTTGGAAGGGCCAAACCTAAATGGTCTCAG gttttcagTCCGGAAgtacaaacaaaatttaacaaGATAACTGCAGTGGCAAAAGGATTTCTTACTCGTAGGCTTATGCAGACAGATAAGCTGAAACAACTTCGCCAAACTGTAAAA GACACTATGGAATTCATAAGGAGTTTTCAGTCAGAAGCACCATTGAAGAGAGGAGTTGTTTCAGCGCAAGATGCTTCTCTTCAGGAAAGAGTGTTAGCTCAG TTGCGAGCTGCCCTGTATGGTATTCATGACATATTCTTTGTAATGGATGCAGCGGAAAGAATGTCTATTCTACATCATGATCGAGAAGTTCGCAAAGAGAAAATGCTCAGGCAAATG gacaaaatgaaaagtcCACGAGTGGCCCTGTCGGCTGCAACACAGAAGTCTCTCGATAGGAAGAAGTACATGAA AGCTGCTGAAATGGGAATGCCAAATAAGAAATTTCTGGTTAAACAAAATCCTTCTGAAACAAG AGTCCTTCAGCCAAACCAAGGACAGAATGCACCCATTCACAGGCTACTTAGTAGACAAGG GAGTATATGCAGGAAAAATCCAAAGAAAGCGGCCAAATGTTGCGACAATTTAAGAAGACAACATTCGTTAGGATAA
- the CCP110 gene encoding centriolar coiled-coil protein of 110 kDa isoform X1: protein MEEYEKFCENSLARIQEASLSTESFLPVQSESISLIRFHGVAVLSPLLNIEKRKEMQQEKQKALDVETRKHVNRKKALLTRVQEILENVQVRKAPNASDFDPWETETVYCDSEVRNLNVPATFPNILPSPTEHSTLGKFEKITGILPLNHEDQFKSNGIDLAKDSEFNSLKHCDSSDIVTPVENEASAKTPSATPQESLLSDGHFPTSEEQDPTLLEEVTPDPYIMSLQNLMKKSKEYIEREQYRRSLRSSAKRRVHESHSDKENEAVKVTDYGKEKAQLTSRHCASVIPDKPSLNKSNVLLQGASTQASSMNASVLGSFSKVDIPVRTGHRTVLDPDSDFKVIPTFVPESNVIKSLTGSYAKLPSPEPSLSPKMHRRHSRPSSACHILINNPINACELSPKGKEQAVDLVVQDTDEKTNVPETVPKLPVDLAGVCPSKVYVSKNTSEAIQEAVLGKSNQVCQSSGNQLENKVIHGLAVVEGQLTSDGRGPPKMDGMCTAMPRSHEPYATTQCVVSQNFGTVSALKSANVLEKNACNLQMELNKSYDVKNPSPLLMQNQNTRQQMDTPTVSCGNEPFLDNSFEKVKRRLDLDIDSLQKENCPFVLATGIAEQERQHLPEKRYPKGSVYINKNNMLDSSSKEGEEILKSKMLAFEEMRKRLEEQHAQQLSLLIAEQEREQERLQKEIEEQEKMLKEKKVIAAEASESGINNAVDLEWRKISESGLLETMLSQVDSLHPSNSSSGFTNSALQHSFASANEAPFYLWGSSTSGLTRVSVTRPFGRAKPKWSQVFSPEVQTKFNKITAVAKGFLTRRLMQTDKLKQLRQTVKDTMEFIRSFQSEAPLKRGVVSAQDASLQERVLAQLRAALYGIHDIFFVMDAAERMSILHHDREVRKEKMLRQMDKMKSPRVALSAATQKSLDRKKYMKAAEMGMPNKKFLVKQNPSETRVLQPNQGQNAPIHRLLSRQGTPKTSVKGVVQNRQKSSQSRVPNTAPVSGVYAGKIQRKRPNVATI, encoded by the exons gTTAGAAAAGCACCTAATGCCAGTGATTTTGATCCATGGGAGACTGAAACAGTTTACTGTGATTCAGAAGTCAGAAACTTGAATGTCCCTGctacatttccaaatatcttgCCAAGCCCTACTGAACACTCTACTTTAGGAAAGTTTGAAAAGATAACTGGAATTTTGCCATTGAATCATGAGGACCAATTTAAATCTAATGGGATAGATTTAGCTAAGGACTCAGAATTTAATTCTCTGAAGCACTGTGATAGTTCAGATATTGTTACCCCTGTGGAAAATGAAGCTTCTGCAAAGACCCCCTCAGCAACCCCTCAGGAGAGTCTTCTCTCTGATGGTCACTTCCCAACCAGTGAAGAACAGGACCCGACACTTTTGGAGGAAGTTACTCCGGATCCCTACATAATGAGTCTTCAGAACCTGATGAAAAAGTCAAAGGAATATATAGAAAGAGAACAATATAGACGCAGCCTGAGAAGTAGTGCAAAGAGGCGTGTTCATGAGAGTCATTCAGATAAAGAAAACGAGGCTGTTAAAGTGACTGACTATGGAAAGGAGAAGGCGCAGTTGACTAGCAGACACTGTGCTTCAGTGATTCCTGACAAACCAAGCCTTAATAAATCAAATGTTCTTCTCCAAGGTGCTTCCACTCAAGCAAGCAGCATGAATGCGTCCGTTTTAGGTAGCTTTTCTAAAGTGGACATACCTGTACGAACTGGCCATCGCACTGTTTTAGACCCTGATTCTGATTTTAAAGTCATTCCCACTTTTGTTCCCGAAAGTAACGTTATCAAAAGTCTTACTGGTTCATATGCCAAATTACCTAGTCCAGAGCCAAGCCTGAGTCCTAAAATGCATCGAAGGCATTCTAGGCCATCATCAGCATGTCATATACTTATAAATAACCCAATAAATGCCTGTGAGTTAAGTCCTAAAGGAAAAGAGCAGGCGGTAGACTTAGTTGTCCAAGATACTGATGAAAAAACAAATGTACCTGAAACTGTGCCAAAGTTACCAGTTGATTTAGCAGGAGTTTGTCCAAGCAAGGTTTATGTCAGCAAAAATACATCTGAAGCCATACAGGAAGCGGTTTTAGGTAAATCAAATCAGGTATGCCAGTCTTCAGGAAATCAGTTAGAAAACAAGGTCATTCATGGACTTGCTGTCGTGGAAGGTCAGTTAACATCTGATGGGAGAGGACCACCCAAAATGGACGGTATGTGTACTGCAATGCCAAGATCGCATGAGCCGTATGCCACCACTCAGTGTGTAGTGAGTCAAAACTTCGGAACTGTGAGCGCACTCAAGTCAGCCAATGTGTTAGAGAAAAATGCCTGCAATTTACAAATGGAACTGAATAAGTCTTACGATGTAAAAAACCCATCTCCTTTACTGATGCAAAACCAGAATACCAGACAGCAGATGGACACCCCTACAGTGTCCTGTGGAAATGAACCATTTTTGGATAACAGTTTTGAGAAAGTTAAACGGAGACTTGATTTAGATATTGATAGTTTGCAGAAAGAAAACTGCCCTTTTGTCTTAGCAACTGGAATAGCTGAACAGGAAAGGCAGCATTTGCCAGAAAAAAGATACCCCAAGGGATCTGTCTACATCAACAAGAATAACATGTTAGACAGTAGTTCCaaag AAGGCGAGGAGATATTAAAAAGCAAGATGTTAGCTTTTGAAGAAATGCGGAAGAGGCTAGAAGAACAGCATGCCCAGCAGTTATCACTACTCATAGCTGAGCAGGAAAGGGAACAGGAAAGATTGCAGAAG GAAATAgaagaacaggagaaaatgttaaaagagaaGAAGGTGATTGCAGCTGAAGCATCTGAATCAGGCATTAACAACGCAGTGGACttagaatggagaaaaataagtgaGTCTGGTTTGCTGGAAACAATGCTGTCTCAGGTGGACTCGCTCCATCCTTCAAACTCTAGttctg GTTTCACAAACTCTGCCCTGCAGCATAGCTTTGCTTCTGCAAATGAAGCACCCTTCTACCTCTGGGGATCATCAACTAGTGGCTTGACCAGAGTCTCAGTAACAAGGCCTTTTGGAAGGGCCAAACCTAAATGGTCTCAG gttttcagTCCGGAAgtacaaacaaaatttaacaaGATAACTGCAGTGGCAAAAGGATTTCTTACTCGTAGGCTTATGCAGACAGATAAGCTGAAACAACTTCGCCAAACTGTAAAA GACACTATGGAATTCATAAGGAGTTTTCAGTCAGAAGCACCATTGAAGAGAGGAGTTGTTTCAGCGCAAGATGCTTCTCTTCAGGAAAGAGTGTTAGCTCAG TTGCGAGCTGCCCTGTATGGTATTCATGACATATTCTTTGTAATGGATGCAGCGGAAAGAATGTCTATTCTACATCATGATCGAGAAGTTCGCAAAGAGAAAATGCTCAGGCAAATG gacaaaatgaaaagtcCACGAGTGGCCCTGTCGGCTGCAACACAGAAGTCTCTCGATAGGAAGAAGTACATGAA AGCTGCTGAAATGGGAATGCCAAATAAGAAATTTCTGGTTAAACAAAATCCTTCTGAAACAAG AGTCCTTCAGCCAAACCAAGGACAGAATGCACCCATTCACAGGCTACTTAGTAGACAAGG AACCCCTAAGACATCAGTGAAGGGGGTTGTGCAAAATAGACAGAAGTCTTCACAGAGCAGAGTGCCTAACACAGCGCCTGTTTCAG GAGTATATGCAGGAAAAATCCAAAGAAAGCGGCCAAATGTTGCGACAATTTAA
- the CCP110 gene encoding centriolar coiled-coil protein of 110 kDa isoform X2 codes for MEEYEKFCENSLARIQEASLSTESFLPVQSESISLIRFHGVAVLSPLLNIEKRKEMQQEKQKALDVETRKHVNRKKALLTRVQEILENVQVRKAPNASDFDPWETETVYCDSEVRNLNVPATFPNILPSPTEHSTLGKFEKITGILPLNHEDQFKSNGIDLAKDSEFNSLKHCDSSDIVTPVENEASAKTPSATPQESLLSDGHFPTSEEQDPTLLEEVTPDPYIMSLQNLMKKSKEYIEREQYRRSLRSSAKRRVHESHSDKENEAVKVTDYGKEKAQLTSRHCASVIPDKPSLNKSNVLLQGASTQASSMNASVLGSFSKVDIPVRTGHRTVLDPDSDFKVIPTFVPESNVIKSLTGSYAKLPSPEPSLSPKMHRRHSRPSSACHILINNPINACELSPKGKEQAVDLVVQDTDEKTNVPETVPKLPVDLAGVCPSKVYVSKNTSEAIQEAVLGKSNQVCQSSGNQLENKVIHGLAVVEGQLTSDGRGPPKMDGMCTAMPRSHEPYATTQCVVSQNFGTVSALKSANVLEKNACNLQMELNKSYDVKNPSPLLMQNQNTRQQMDTPTVSCGNEPFLDNSFEKVKRRLDLDIDSLQKENCPFVLATGIAEQERQHLPEKRYPKGSVYINKNNMLDSSSKGEEILKSKMLAFEEMRKRLEEQHAQQLSLLIAEQEREQERLQKEIEEQEKMLKEKKVIAAEASESGINNAVDLEWRKISESGLLETMLSQVDSLHPSNSSSGFTNSALQHSFASANEAPFYLWGSSTSGLTRVSVTRPFGRAKPKWSQVFSPEVQTKFNKITAVAKGFLTRRLMQTDKLKQLRQTVKDTMEFIRSFQSEAPLKRGVVSAQDASLQERVLAQLRAALYGIHDIFFVMDAAERMSILHHDREVRKEKMLRQMDKMKSPRVALSAATQKSLDRKKYMKAAEMGMPNKKFLVKQNPSETRVLQPNQGQNAPIHRLLSRQGTPKTSVKGVVQNRQKSSQSRVPNTAPVSGVYAGKIQRKRPNVATI; via the exons gTTAGAAAAGCACCTAATGCCAGTGATTTTGATCCATGGGAGACTGAAACAGTTTACTGTGATTCAGAAGTCAGAAACTTGAATGTCCCTGctacatttccaaatatcttgCCAAGCCCTACTGAACACTCTACTTTAGGAAAGTTTGAAAAGATAACTGGAATTTTGCCATTGAATCATGAGGACCAATTTAAATCTAATGGGATAGATTTAGCTAAGGACTCAGAATTTAATTCTCTGAAGCACTGTGATAGTTCAGATATTGTTACCCCTGTGGAAAATGAAGCTTCTGCAAAGACCCCCTCAGCAACCCCTCAGGAGAGTCTTCTCTCTGATGGTCACTTCCCAACCAGTGAAGAACAGGACCCGACACTTTTGGAGGAAGTTACTCCGGATCCCTACATAATGAGTCTTCAGAACCTGATGAAAAAGTCAAAGGAATATATAGAAAGAGAACAATATAGACGCAGCCTGAGAAGTAGTGCAAAGAGGCGTGTTCATGAGAGTCATTCAGATAAAGAAAACGAGGCTGTTAAAGTGACTGACTATGGAAAGGAGAAGGCGCAGTTGACTAGCAGACACTGTGCTTCAGTGATTCCTGACAAACCAAGCCTTAATAAATCAAATGTTCTTCTCCAAGGTGCTTCCACTCAAGCAAGCAGCATGAATGCGTCCGTTTTAGGTAGCTTTTCTAAAGTGGACATACCTGTACGAACTGGCCATCGCACTGTTTTAGACCCTGATTCTGATTTTAAAGTCATTCCCACTTTTGTTCCCGAAAGTAACGTTATCAAAAGTCTTACTGGTTCATATGCCAAATTACCTAGTCCAGAGCCAAGCCTGAGTCCTAAAATGCATCGAAGGCATTCTAGGCCATCATCAGCATGTCATATACTTATAAATAACCCAATAAATGCCTGTGAGTTAAGTCCTAAAGGAAAAGAGCAGGCGGTAGACTTAGTTGTCCAAGATACTGATGAAAAAACAAATGTACCTGAAACTGTGCCAAAGTTACCAGTTGATTTAGCAGGAGTTTGTCCAAGCAAGGTTTATGTCAGCAAAAATACATCTGAAGCCATACAGGAAGCGGTTTTAGGTAAATCAAATCAGGTATGCCAGTCTTCAGGAAATCAGTTAGAAAACAAGGTCATTCATGGACTTGCTGTCGTGGAAGGTCAGTTAACATCTGATGGGAGAGGACCACCCAAAATGGACGGTATGTGTACTGCAATGCCAAGATCGCATGAGCCGTATGCCACCACTCAGTGTGTAGTGAGTCAAAACTTCGGAACTGTGAGCGCACTCAAGTCAGCCAATGTGTTAGAGAAAAATGCCTGCAATTTACAAATGGAACTGAATAAGTCTTACGATGTAAAAAACCCATCTCCTTTACTGATGCAAAACCAGAATACCAGACAGCAGATGGACACCCCTACAGTGTCCTGTGGAAATGAACCATTTTTGGATAACAGTTTTGAGAAAGTTAAACGGAGACTTGATTTAGATATTGATAGTTTGCAGAAAGAAAACTGCCCTTTTGTCTTAGCAACTGGAATAGCTGAACAGGAAAGGCAGCATTTGCCAGAAAAAAGATACCCCAAGGGATCTGTCTACATCAACAAGAATAACATGTTAGACAGTAGTTCCaaag GCGAGGAGATATTAAAAAGCAAGATGTTAGCTTTTGAAGAAATGCGGAAGAGGCTAGAAGAACAGCATGCCCAGCAGTTATCACTACTCATAGCTGAGCAGGAAAGGGAACAGGAAAGATTGCAGAAG GAAATAgaagaacaggagaaaatgttaaaagagaaGAAGGTGATTGCAGCTGAAGCATCTGAATCAGGCATTAACAACGCAGTGGACttagaatggagaaaaataagtgaGTCTGGTTTGCTGGAAACAATGCTGTCTCAGGTGGACTCGCTCCATCCTTCAAACTCTAGttctg GTTTCACAAACTCTGCCCTGCAGCATAGCTTTGCTTCTGCAAATGAAGCACCCTTCTACCTCTGGGGATCATCAACTAGTGGCTTGACCAGAGTCTCAGTAACAAGGCCTTTTGGAAGGGCCAAACCTAAATGGTCTCAG gttttcagTCCGGAAgtacaaacaaaatttaacaaGATAACTGCAGTGGCAAAAGGATTTCTTACTCGTAGGCTTATGCAGACAGATAAGCTGAAACAACTTCGCCAAACTGTAAAA GACACTATGGAATTCATAAGGAGTTTTCAGTCAGAAGCACCATTGAAGAGAGGAGTTGTTTCAGCGCAAGATGCTTCTCTTCAGGAAAGAGTGTTAGCTCAG TTGCGAGCTGCCCTGTATGGTATTCATGACATATTCTTTGTAATGGATGCAGCGGAAAGAATGTCTATTCTACATCATGATCGAGAAGTTCGCAAAGAGAAAATGCTCAGGCAAATG gacaaaatgaaaagtcCACGAGTGGCCCTGTCGGCTGCAACACAGAAGTCTCTCGATAGGAAGAAGTACATGAA AGCTGCTGAAATGGGAATGCCAAATAAGAAATTTCTGGTTAAACAAAATCCTTCTGAAACAAG AGTCCTTCAGCCAAACCAAGGACAGAATGCACCCATTCACAGGCTACTTAGTAGACAAGG AACCCCTAAGACATCAGTGAAGGGGGTTGTGCAAAATAGACAGAAGTCTTCACAGAGCAGAGTGCCTAACACAGCGCCTGTTTCAG GAGTATATGCAGGAAAAATCCAAAGAAAGCGGCCAAATGTTGCGACAATTTAA